In Thermoplasmata archaeon, the following are encoded in one genomic region:
- a CDS encoding NUDIX domain-containing protein: MAGPAVAADGAAPRTIAGLLGRHADTSPPVGTAGASVTIVLRQGRVEVEVLLIERTERTTDPASGQVALPGGHVEEVDSSLARTALRELDEEVGLAESDLAGPIRYVETKDAPRFRLAVAVFAAELGADSGPPSARSRDEVAHIFWLPRSALAATRRVPRDTTLGWIDVSATVYEGHVLWGFTRRVLRDFFALPAEDELVGLPFAPRRTTEGGAVPGAGS; encoded by the coding sequence GTGGCGGGGCCGGCCGTCGCCGCGGACGGCGCCGCGCCCCGGACGATCGCGGGCCTGCTCGGGCGCCACGCCGACACCTCGCCACCCGTCGGGACCGCGGGGGCTTCGGTAACGATCGTCCTCCGGCAGGGCCGGGTCGAGGTCGAGGTTCTCCTGATCGAGCGAACGGAACGGACGACCGACCCCGCCTCCGGCCAGGTCGCCCTGCCGGGGGGGCACGTGGAGGAGGTGGACTCTTCGCTGGCCCGGACCGCGCTCCGGGAGCTCGACGAGGAGGTGGGCCTCGCGGAGTCCGACCTTGCGGGCCCGATCCGCTACGTCGAGACGAAGGACGCCCCCCGCTTCCGCCTGGCGGTGGCCGTGTTCGCCGCGGAGCTCGGGGCGGATTCGGGCCCTCCCTCCGCTCGCAGCCGCGACGAGGTCGCCCACATCTTTTGGCTGCCACGCTCGGCCCTCGCCGCCACCCGCCGCGTACCCCGGGACACCACGCTCGGGTGGATCGACGTCAGCGCCACGGTCTACGAGGGTCACGTGCTGTGGGGGTTCACCCGACGCGTGCTGCGGGACTTCTTCGCGTTGCCCGCCGAGGACGAGCTGGTCGGGCTCCCCTTCGCGCCACGGCGCACCACCGAGGGCGGGGCCGTTCCCGGCGCGGGTTCCTGA